ACAAATGGATTTTGTACCAATAATTTTAataatgatttgattacttattGACATTTTTGCCCTTGATTCGTTTTTTCAATCTCTTACCTACGAAGAAAAATACAATAGACTGTCGCACTAACAAATGAAAAAGCcataccaataaaaaaaaaaaaaaaccatctcctTCCTCGCCGAGTTCTTACTGCGGCAATGCAGCTTCAACTTCATTCCACCGATCTTGATTCACCGAAAACTTCTCCTTCATCTGCCCGATAACCTCCCTTGCCTCCGCCACCTTCGAAACCTTCACCAGTCCGTCCACGAGCAACTTCATGGTTCCAAAATTGGGAACCCAATTCTgctcaatgctctccttggcaAACTGCAATGCACTCTCAAACTCCCCACCTTTGCACAGGAAATACACAAGAGTGAAGTAGCAGTTGGCATCTGCCTTAAATCCGCGGTTCACCATGTTGGTGAACGTCTTCTTCGCCTCGTCCAAGTTCCCTTCCTTGCAAAACCCATGAATCAGATGGCAAAATGTGACTGCATTCGGCTTCATCCCCCTCGAAAGCATCCCATCCAGCAACGCTTTTGCCTCGCCAGACTTCCTCAATTTGCACAAACTCTTGATCCTAATGTTGTAAGTGGAAAGTCCGGGCTGAAACCCGTGCTTCTCCATCAAATTCATCACCTTCCCAACGTCTTCAAACTTCATTTCGGTGTAAAACCCGGTGAGCAAATGCCCGAAAGTGTCGGCATCCGGCTTCACATTCTTCCTCTCCATCTCCGCCAGCACCGAGTAGGAGGAGCTGGTGGTGCCCGCCTCCGATAACGCCTTGATCACGTAATTGTAAGTCTCCAAATCGGGCTGGATCCTGTAAATCTTCGGGAATTCGAGAAAAACCCGGTTCACCTCCTTGTAATTCCTGGCGAATATACAGGCGAGCAGCAACGCATTGAGCGTCTTGACGTTCCGAGGGATGCCCAATTCCTCGCAGCGCTCAAAGGTGCGGACGGCGTGGTCGGGCATGTCGGCCTGACCGTAGAGGATGATGGCGTGGGAGGCGAAGCGCTGCGTTTTGAGGTCGGGCCGGGAGGCGAAGAGGTCGTCGAGGAACTGGCGGATGAAGTCGTAGTGGTTGTCGTCGCGCAGGCGGTTGATGGCGACGGAGAAGGCGATGCGATCGAGGTGGGATTCGGGGGTTAGGGAGGCGGATTTGCAGATTTCGAGGATTCTGGAGGGGTCTTTCTCGGATTTGAGGAGGGCGATGGCGGTTCTAGTTTTGTCCTTGGAGGAGAGTGGGGCCGCCGTGGAGAGGTGGCGGGCGTGGGGGGTGAGGGCGGCGTGGCGAAGGCGAGATAGAAGAGACATGGCTTGTAGAGAGGGAGAAGTCGGGGCTGGCGTTAGGGTTTTGCAGAGGGATTAGGGGAAGGGGGTGACACTGACAGGAGTCGGACAGTGAGTGAGAAAATAGTACgtcatgaaaaaataaataaaaaaaaagtgaaaaaatagATATTGGGGTTAAGGGGTTTTGAACCCGACGTGAATCGAACACGCAACCTTCTGATCTGGAGTCAGACGCGCTACCATTGCGCCACGGATCCCCGGCTGATTGTTTCCGACATACCATGAAATTTATAACGGGTaggattctctctcctcttcagttccctctccttctcttctttctcctcttATTTGAACGGTTAAGACTAAGTCACATTAACATATTGTGCTGActttttttatagagacaaaaaaaaatgtgagaagAGGGAATCAGGAGGGGAGAAAATATCTCTAAAGGCATAAAAAGAAGTGTGAGAAGAGGGGGAGAGTGGAGGGGATTAGAAGAGGAGAAACTATTACTCTCATTTATAAACCTTAACCTTTAGGTAGCAGGGATTGTACGCCAcgggttaaaaaaaattgaaaaaaaaaatcaaactgaaTGCTGAAGCGaagccaaaaaaataaaaaactgaaataaATCATATTTGGTTTCGATTTTAGGGTTCAAAAACCAAACTAAAACGAAAACCCCCTTAAAACGACGATGTTTTATGTGTTAAACTTAACCTTGACTATACAACCCCCTTCCAAACTTGATACCCAAACCTAGTTACCCTCCTTACGCTCTACAGAACGAACCCTCCTCTTGTCGATACCACACCTAACATGACACATCCTCCTGTCGACGTCGCACCTAACAtaaccctcctcctcctctcgaCGTCGCACTTGACGCCTCTCACACCTCGTTTGCCATCTCCTCACCCACACCGAACAAAACACCTCCTCCTCTCAATGTCACAATTAAGCTAACTATAAGAGGTTTACTTATCGTTAACTTAATTGTGCTCTATGAACATTGATTATATTGCTAGTAAAGTAGGAACTCAAAAGCACAAGGTGTCgaatcaaacaaaataaaatcacaaaaaagtAGGTCACAATCGACACCACTATTATTACATATCATGTAAACACATGGGGCCGCGGCTGGCCTCTTAATTCTAATTTTATATAGTGGGTCTTCGGAATGTGACAGCATCAAGGGGATTTGCAACCTTCAACAACCACGTATAAGTAGATCATACCATATGTCTTGTttttcaaattaataatttacatTTTTCGTATTTATAAAgaattgcaagaaaaaaaaggcaTCCACATGTCACATGTGGGGATAGGACACATGTGTATTGAAATAATTTATTCTATTTTTATGCTTTTACTAACACGTAAAAAGCTTActccaattttttatttcttatgtGGTTGATAACACTTGTATTGAAATATCTCATGAATAAAAATATCGGTACGTTAATTTGTAAAATATCGATAGATATATTGATATCAGTTGTTTTAATAGAAATGatggaaatttaaaatgaaattttattgaatataaatattggtttaaacaaaatacaagagTTTTCTTGATATTTAACTAATATGTCAAAAATCGACAAAATATGTCGATTTTAACCAAAATTTAAGAGTTTCTTCTATTTTGAGTGAAGTTTCAACCCCCTTTTTCCAtatctttatttgatttttctaaTCTTTCTAGAAAATATTTACCGTATCGAAGAAATATAAAACATTGTTAACACATGTGTattaaaatcattttaattattTGACTTCTTTTACTAACACTTGTTGGGAGgtggattgtttgccctcccatttccatactcttcctATCCCCTTCTGTTTTTGtcatcacggttaagccatatcaacattttatattaatttttttataaaaataataaaacaaaaagtaatgggaatataaaatgttgacgtgacttaaccgttaccacacaaaacatgaggggatggaaagaatatgaaaatgggagggcagacaatccacctctgTCTTGTTGATAATTCTTTGTTCTACGTAAATATAACGTAATTGTAAAcaaaattgaagataagatcaaaattaaactaaaatataAGTATTCAGTGTCATTGACCCATAATCCATCtactaataaataaaattaggtAGCAAGTCGCTTCAATATGTTGAAGGACTAACATGTAATTGGTGGCATGATCGATATCCAAGTATACAtatggcatatatatatatatatatatatctacttACGTCCTTGAAGCTAGAGTCCAACAAGTTATTGTGTAGATGATATCGATGTCAAAGTCATGAAAGGGAAGGCAAAACATTCGTCACGTACTTTTCTGCGCATTCGCCGATTAATTCATACCCAAGAAACGGACATTATTCCAAACCCATTTCCTTTTCacctttctcatttttcttctttatcatcTATATGCTTTAATATTGTCCatttttctaattaattttaaaaaataaatcgtTACCAAATTGGTTATAAAATACTATTGGCAATCTGATAATGCTAATCTTGTTGAAGTATCAAGGAGGGGCTAGTGGTGGAGTGGAAATTAAGCAAATCTCTTATTGAAGTATCGAACTTAAACATAAATATACGTAGAACTTGAAACATGATGTTCAAAGTCGACTTTAAGATAGTAAGATTTTGGGGGCTTGTCCAAAACTTGAGCTAAGGCCCTTAGGgcgcgtttgtttgccctcgtTAAAGTTCACCGGACTGGACAAAACTAAGGGTTAGTCCAGTCCCATATTTGTTCCCAACAAGGATTAGCTTTAGTGAGACAAGCTCTCACTCGCCACAACTAAAGGCAAGGCTATCTGGTCTTAACGAGTACCCCCGAGAACCATGTGACTAGCTAAGACCATCATCTCTCTCATCCTTATCATGCTCGATGACTACTCATGGCCACTCATTGTGACCTCCGACCACACACTGCCGTTAACTTTCCGATTCGACTATCTCTTTCAAATACGTTTCACAACCAATTTTCACATAAAAAATATACCAAATTGAACCTGGGAGTGAGGGGATTCCGTTTCTACAAGTGGTCGGAGGTGGCCGAAAATTAGCCCGAAGGTCTCGGCATGTTTTGGTTTCTTCGAATCCATGACAGATTCGAGCATGCAAAGCTTCGATCTGTGTCCAGGaatggaaagtagtttgttggTGGTGCAAACCTCATCCAATTCAACAAGGGTTGGCCGGAAAACACGATGGAAAACCTGCAACTCCTCGGAAAAAATGGAGATGTGAGGTTTCGTCGAATAACACACAGCTAAAGcgagggagagaggagagagagactgGAATCGAGAGGGACTTGGAcggaaaaaagagagagatatagaCTGTTATTGAGATGTCTAATCTGGGAGAAGGAAGGGTGGGACGGAGAATGGAgaaaaagagggagagaaataCGGAAAGAGTGACGGCGAAGGAAGGAAAAGAGGGAGAAAAATATaggataataataaaatattaatatttattaattaaataatataatatttattaattaaataatacaaTATAAGCTATTTCAACTTAGTCTATTTTAAGCCAGTTTAGCTTAATCCCTCAAGCTAGTCAAATCCGAAAtaatccggtgcaacaaacacaTCCTTAAGGAACAACACGTCTTGAGACTTTGCCCGTTGATAGGTGGGATTCAAATCCACAATGCGGGTAGAAGCTAATTAGTGATTTGAGTATGTAATCATTGTACGGTAACattttttgtgtttattatataaAGTGTCTTATTAAAGACCCTCTAAAATCAAGAATATTGTGCTGTTGAATTGGTCTGTGTAGTGAAACAAAAACCAGCTCAAAACAGTGTCTCTCTCAATTATAAGTGAAGAGATTAATTATAACAACgttaataatttaatatcatACCTAAATAAAGGCAAGATTTACATTGCATGGAGATAATTTACATTCGGAAATTGACTTACGGAATTGGCGGAAACCAACCACACCGCGAAACCTGCCACGCCACGTAGTCCAGGCAAAGAAACTTCGCGTGACCCTTGATGTGAAATTAGTATAATTTAGCTGACCAATCAACGGTTGTCTGGAATGGGACATGGGGATCCCACCGCATCAGCGAATCTGCTATCCGCATCTACTCACTTGCATCACGTGGTTATCAGCTCAGCTACgtttgttttttcaaattttaagctATTTCCCAAGTTTAGGCGCCCCATGGTTAAATTTCTTTGCCGGCCAATGAGGATTATCTTCGGATCATTTTTATGAGGATTTCGAAAATTCTTCAATCATAttatttatcgtatatcgtgtaatcagtttttgtcaagtattatttatatttaattttaaataaaaaaatttataatgatttctgagttcacgatatacgatgaacggatgtaaTTGAAAGATTCCCGAGactctcacaaagaagatccggCGAAGATCTTCATTCAACTCCAACATATATGCCCATCTTATTTGAATTTGGACTAAgttgaaataaaaattatgaaatttttgttgaaataattagaaagaatttgaaaattttgtgtaGATCAAAAGCGAAATTGATCGACCAACTCAAATAGGAATTATTTGTAAAACTAAATCAATTGATCTTGGGGTGTGATgtccacacaccctattttacttttcacacacttttttaattttcgactatCGAATAAGATGAATTGAAGAGGATCAACGAACAAAAATTATTAAAggtgtgtgaaaaataaaataaggtatATGGATAGCATACTCCTTGatcttgatattttattttatcgaCTTTGTATGCTATCATTTTCACATGGAGGCTTTCATATACAATTTTCTTTGTGTATTTAacctatttatttattaaaaaatttaaaccataCATTTTGGATTggtaataataaaagaaaaatggtaACTTGTGGGACTGGGTGTATacgttgtcttttcttttgggcaTACAtttaatgcaattttttttttctcaaaacaataatCTAAACGAGTTCTTAagttttaaattattgtaaCTTATGAAAACATAATCAAATTCGAATGCAAGTGAGAGACTCGTTGCTCTGATCGATTGACATGATTAACATGTACATAAACTTTTATTTCACACGTTTGTACATACAGTAAAATAATTATACATTTTAACTCACATAGAAGAAAAAGTGTAaattacttttaattaattgaCCTGATTCACGTCGATATTTgcgacaaaaaaaatcaaacaaagagACAAGTAACTCCTCGTGAATAGGTTTCGTTTTCCCATAATTTAGGACAGAAAGGAGCAGTCTCATTTTTTCAACGTCCCTGATTGGGCAGTCCGCATAATAAAACACAAATAAGCTACCGCCAGAAAATTGCgagaaacaaaaaattaaagaaagcgCAGAAAGAGACAGAAAGGATAAGAGGGGGCGGAAATTGATCGTCTTCGAAtcttaatcaatcaaattagaaatttgtatcgttgaaatttgatttaacggttgaaattattataatttttaaaataaattattatttgtaatcgttaaatcaaattttaacggtttaaattctttaatttgaTGATTAAAAGGAAAAGAACTGAAGAAGATTATTTTTCAGGGCAGCCATAGTAataagagggagggagggagagagagagagagagagagagagagagagagagagagagagagagcgcaaCTTTACAACCACCACCGCTTTCAACGTAATTGAATTATTTTGGAGAGTGAGAGTCGTCAGCGTGGAAGCTTAGGTGAGAGACGCCGAAATCCCCAGAAAGCCCTCgccctctccgtctctcttGGACCGTCTGGTAGGGGCAGTACTGGTAGAGTACTCTTCCCTccatcttcctctctctctctgagctGAGCCGTGCCGTTTTACGACTTGAGTTTCTTCTGCTCTACGCTTCTCAAGCGTTTTGACCTTGGCTCACTCTCTGAGCTTCTCGCGCTCTCGGAGGAGCCCCGCTGCAAAATGACGAGAATGCCACTGCCATTGTTGAGCTCTGCTCCCATGGAGGCCGTCTCCATGCTCTTCAATTGGTGGGACGAGATCAACGAGTCCTCCCGGTGGCAGGACGGCTTGTTCTACGCTCTCTGCGCCTCCTACGCCCTCGTCTCTTCCGTCGCTCtggtctctctctttctctctctaactttctatctctctctaaCTTCATGTGTTTAGTGCATCTGATTCGATTTCATGTTTCTTAGTGGTTAATTAATTGCTGATTTTCTATGAATTCGAGTAACGTTTTGAGATCGGAGCTCTCAGTTAACCGAAAATTATATGATTATCccaaaatttcatcaaacagtTATTGATTGCAACACATGAGTCAGTGGCGCAAGGAGGTGCGGCCGCACCTCCGGTCGC
This genomic interval from Malus domestica chromosome 05, GDT2T_hap1 contains the following:
- the LOC103434521 gene encoding small ribosomal subunit protein mS86 (rPPR1)-like; the protein is MSLLSRLRHAALTPHARHLSTAAPLSSKDKTRTAIALLKSEKDPSRILEICKSASLTPESHLDRIAFSVAINRLRDDNHYDFIRQFLDDLFASRPDLKTQRFASHAIILYGQADMPDHAVRTFERCEELGIPRNVKTLNALLLACIFARNYKEVNRVFLEFPKIYRIQPDLETYNYVIKALSEAGTTSSSYSVLAEMERKNVKPDADTFGHLLTGFYTEMKFEDVGKVMNLMEKHGFQPGLSTYNIRIKSLCKLRKSGEAKALLDGMLSRGMKPNAVTFCHLIHGFCKEGNLDEAKKTFTNMVNRGFKADANCYFTLVYFLCKGGEFESALQFAKESIEQNWVPNFGTMKLLVDGLVKVSKVAEAREVIGQMKEKFSVNQDRWNEVEAALPQ